From Deltaproteobacteria bacterium, a single genomic window includes:
- the truA gene encoding tRNA pseudouridine(38-40) synthase TruA, producing the protein MIQRNIKLTIEYDGTSYNGWQTQADVPSIQSAIKSAIEKVTGEHIKLIGAGRTDTGVHAKAQAANFITSSGISIERMPYAINAHLPSDIVIKSAQDVRLGFNARKDAKAREYRYVIYNGRYRTATNRLYSYHVAFKLDIHAMEQAANYLKGEHDFAGFVSRQKIVPTYKNIMKLDIEKKDDFIYVTIKADGFLHHMVRYIVSALIEAGRGSMRPEDVMHYIEPECKKWGLARAPAKGLFLMNVEY; encoded by the coding sequence GTGATTCAAAGAAATATAAAACTCACAATAGAATATGACGGCACAAGCTACAACGGCTGGCAGACACAGGCTGATGTACCGTCAATTCAATCGGCCATAAAATCAGCTATAGAAAAAGTTACAGGTGAGCATATTAAGTTAATAGGTGCAGGAAGAACGGATACCGGTGTTCACGCAAAGGCACAGGCAGCAAATTTTATAACATCATCGGGCATCTCTATTGAAAGAATGCCTTATGCGATCAACGCACATCTTCCATCCGATATTGTTATAAAATCTGCACAGGATGTTCGATTAGGTTTTAATGCAAGAAAGGACGCAAAGGCAAGAGAGTATAGGTATGTTATTTATAACGGCAGATACAGAACAGCCACGAATAGACTGTACAGCTATCATGTAGCTTTTAAATTGGATATTCATGCGATGGAACAGGCTGCTAATTATTTAAAAGGAGAGCATGATTTTGCAGGGTTTGTGAGCAGACAGAAAATAGTTCCTACATATAAAAATATCATGAAACTTGATATAGAAAAAAAAGATGACTTTATTTACGTAACAATTAAGGCAGATGGTTTTTTACATCACATGGTGAGGTATATTGTATCTGCGCTTATTGAGGCAGGAAGAGGGAGTATGCGGCCAGAGGATGTAATGCACTATATAGAACCGGAATGCAAAAAATGGGGTTTAGCAAGAGCTCCTGCAAAAGGGCTGTTCCTCATGAATGTGGAGTATTGA
- a CDS encoding porin family protein: MLKKAIMLFLLIGFLSVPAFASENIHYELTLGAGALRFTKDPVLKSFYKKSYVPVYNLGAGILFYHVIGLDGSLSFLTGKDTIYAQTGVGQQYTLMIYPARLNVVAQLRVKDDQVIYPYVGAGAVATGFYQIASSGGAIVSGYRYGYDFIAGIHLLLDPIDMRHVGYLRTEYGIDHVYIDLRYGQDIVNDFGKTSGFNFSTQYIIGSLGFEF; encoded by the coding sequence ATGTTAAAAAAGGCTATAATGCTATTTTTACTTATAGGTTTTCTCAGTGTACCTGCATTTGCGTCTGAGAATATTCATTATGAACTTACACTTGGTGCCGGGGCGCTGCGTTTTACAAAAGATCCGGTACTCAAATCATTTTATAAAAAAAGTTATGTACCGGTGTACAATCTCGGTGCCGGTATTTTATTTTATCATGTCATAGGGCTTGACGGCTCATTAAGCTTTCTGACCGGCAAGGATACCATATATGCCCAGACAGGTGTTGGGCAGCAATACACGCTTATGATTTATCCCGCAAGACTCAATGTTGTTGCACAACTCAGAGTAAAGGATGACCAGGTGATATACCCTTATGTAGGGGCGGGCGCGGTTGCAACCGGATTTTATCAGATAGCTTCGTCCGGTGGAGCTATAGTAAGCGGTTATAGATACGGCTACGATTTTATAGCGGGTATACATTTGCTGCTTGATCCGATTGATATGAGGCATGTCGGCTACCTGAGAACGGAGTACGGCATCGACCATGTTTATATTGATCTAAGGTATGGCCAGGACATTGTTAACGACTTTGGTAAAACGAGCGGATTTAATTTTTCTACACAGTATATCATTGGTTCACTTGGGTTTGAGTTTTGA